The following proteins are encoded in a genomic region of Plasmodium sp. gorilla clade G2 genome assembly, chromosome: 2:
- a CDS encoding 2C-methyl-D-erythritol 2,4-cyclodiphosphate synthase has translation MFLKGYTSNVVLIILTYFILLTKEEKNIKKNISGYCFLNFGLKKNAIIKKREKKNLKLFSYNGIRIGQGYDIHKIKVLDEEYNNTNANNDVNKNEQSFKTLTLGGVKINNVLVLSHSDGDIIYHSIVDSILGALGFLDIGTLFPDKDEKNKNKNSAIFLRYARLLIYKRNYNIGNVDINVIAEVPKINNIRKNIIKNISTVLNIDESQISVKGKTHEKVGVIGEKKAIECFANILLIPKNS, from the exons atgtttttaaaaGGATACACCTCTAATGTGGTTctaattatattaacatatttcATTCTACTaacaaaagaagaaaaaaatataaaaaaaaatatctctGGATATTGTTTTTTGAATTTtggattaaaaaaaaatgcaataataaaaaaaagagagaagaaaaatttgaaattattttcttataatgGTATAAGAATAGGTCAAGGTTATGATATCCACAAAATAAAAGTTTTAgatgaagaatataataatactaatGCGAATAATgatgttaataaaaatgaacaatCATTTAAAACCTTAACCTTAGGAGgagttaaaataaataatgttttAGTTTTATCACATAGTGATggtgatataatatatcattcaaTAGTTGATTCAATTTTAGGTGCCTTAGGTTTTTTAGATATAGGAACCTTATTTCCTgataaagatgaaaaaaataaaaataaaaactcgGCTATATTCTTAAGATATGCTAgacttttaatatataaaagaaattataatattggGAACGTGGATATTAATGTAATAGCAGAAGTTCCAAAAATAAACAACatcagaaaaaatattataaaaaatatatcaacagTGTTAAATATTGACGAATCGCAAATATCTGTtaaag GCAAAACTCATGAGAAAGTAGGAGTAATTGGTGAGAAAAAAGCAATCGAATGCTTTGCCAATATTTTGTTAATACCTAAAAAttcataa